The window TTTCCGTTGCCGCATTCATTCTCTTCGCCATTCCGGGATTCTGGCTGGCCGTGCTCCTGATCGAGCTGCTCGTCATGCGCTTTCCCCTTCTCCCCCTTCAGGGGATGAGGGAGCTCGGATCGGATGGCGGACTACTCGACCATCTCCGCCATCTCGTCCTTCCCGTGACGGTCCTTGCGAGTGGAGCCTTCGCTCTCTTCCTCCGACACACGCGGCGCGCAATGATCGAGTGCCTCGGTGAGCAGCACATCATCGCGGCGAGAGCCCGAGGCCTCTCGGAGACGCGGCTCGTCTGGAAGCACGCTTTCCGGGCAGCTCTGGTGCCGATCCTCACGCTCATCGCGCTCGTTCTCCCCTGGGTACTCTCGGGCAGCGTGATCGTCGAGCAGATCTTCCAGTGGCGTGGGCTCGGAAAACTCTTTTTCGATGCGGTTCTCCAGCGCGATTACCCGCTGATCAGCGGACTCACACTGCTGATGGCCGCGGTCACTCTGCTCGTCAACCTCGCCGCGGATCTCTCGTACCGGGCAATCGACCCGAGGGTCGCAATCGAGGAGAGCCGCCTGCGATGAGCAGATTCAACCGAGGTGCGGTTATATGGCTGATCGCAATGACGGTCTGTGGGACTTTGGCGCCGTTGATTGCACACGATCCCCGTCAGGACGATCGACTCGTCGGCCCTCTCGTCCCCCATTCTCCAACCAGAACCTCTCCCGCCGATCGACTCGAGCCGCCATCCGCGGCTCACCTCCTGGGGACCGACGATCTCGGCCGGGATGTTCTCGCCAGGCTCATCCACGGGAGCCGAACATCGCTGCTGGTCGGCCTGATCACGGGAGCCGCATCGCTGCTGATCGGCGCGGGTCTCGGTGCGATTGCAGGGTGGTACGGAGGCTTCATCGACACGATCATCTCCAGATCGATCGAGTCGGTGCTGTCGTTTCCGAACCTCTTCCTGGTTCTGGCGATCATCGCCATCGCGGGACCTTCGATCTGGTCGATCATCGCGGCATTCGTCGCAACGGGATGGGTTCACGAGGCCCGCTTCGTTCGCGCCGAGGTTCTGCGACTCCGGGAGAGCGAGCTGAGCCTCGCCGCCATCGCGACGGGCGCCGCGCCAGCCCGTGTGATCTTCCGGCATCTGCTTCCGATCGCCCTGGCGCCGGCTCTCGTATCGGCCAGCTTCGGAGCGGCGGGAGCGATTGCGGCCGAAGCGGCGCTCACCTTCCTCGGGTTCGGTGTGCAGCTCCCCCACCATTCGTGGGGGGCGATTCTCGCCGCGGCACGAAACTACGCCGGGATTGCGTGGTGGCTCGTGATTTTTCCCGGCACGACGATCTTTCTGACGATTCTTTCCATTCACGCGATCGGAGACGATCTCGCCGACCGGCTCGACCCGCGCGAGCGCGCCTTCGCCTCGAGCCGCTGAAACATTTGTTCTCGCGAATTCAAACGCTCGTCATCCTGATGCAATTGACCGACGCGTTGAGCCGGTGAAGCGGGAATGAAAACCGGAGCCCGCAAAACTCCGCACCCCATACTCAAACCGACGTCGTCCCGAGCGGGCGGTCGGGTGGGCAAGCGAGGGACCCTGCAGGGTGGGACATCAGGCCAAGCGAAGCGCTGCAAAAGGTCGAAGTCCACGCAATTTCGTCGTCGTTTCATTAGGAGCCGCCGAAGGACGGCGAACGATCTGGGGGCAGGCTCGTGGAAGAAAATGACAGGTCACCGGCAACGTTGATTGACGATCCCCCGCCCGGATTCTTCGCCCGTGCTGCGCCGGGCTCAGAATGACGAGTGCTTCGCTCTTCAACCCTGGCTCCCGAATCCTGATCCCTGATCCCTGACCCCTGATCCCTTCTCTTGTTCGGAATCTCGCGCGCGACGCGCACGGTTGGCAGACTCGCCGATGAACGACGACTCGGACATCATTCGCATCGCAGGCGCAGGCCCGTCGGGGCTCTCGGCCGCGATCGCGCTCGCACGAGCCGGACGACGCGTCGAAGTTCACGAGAAGAATGCCGACGTCGGCAGGCGCTTCATCGGCGATCTCCAGATTCTCGAGAACTTCTCGGAGGAAGAGCGGATCGAGGACTTTCTCGACCGGATCGGGATCGAGCGCAACTTCTACTTCAGACCCGTCCATCGCTCGAGCTTTTTCGACCACAAGGGCCGCGCCTTCGAGCTTCAAAGCACCGAGCCGTACGGTTACTTCATCCGCCGGGGTCCGTTCGACGGGACACTCGATCGCGGACTTCTTTCCCAGGCGCGTGAGCTCGGAGTCGATATCCACTTCTCCAGCCGTCTGGATCCTTCGGAGGCCCGCATAGTCGCGACCGGTCCGGCGAGCCCCGATGGCCTGGCGAAGGAAATCACGTTCCGCGCGGAGGGCCCGGAGATCGTCGACGTCTACTTCGATCACCACCTCTCGCCCGGCGGCTATTCGTATCTCTTCATCCTCGACGACGTTGCGACCTTCGGCTGCGCCATCGTCAGCGACTTCAAAAACATTGACCGGTATTTCGATCACTGTCTCGCACGAGCCATGAAACTGAGAGACTTCGACCCGAACGAGGACCGCCGCACCGGCTACTCCTACATGAATTTTCATCTCAAGCAGTCGGCAATGAGCGATCAGGCCGTTTATGTCGGCGAGTCCGCGGGATTTCAGGACTATCTCTTCGGTCTCGGGATCCGATATGCGCTCACGAGCGGGAACCTCGCCGCTCAGGCGATCCTCGCGGGCCGTTCTTTTGATTCGATGTGGCGGGAACAGCTCGGCACAAAACAGTTCACGAGCGTCGCAAACCGATTTCTCTACGAGATCGGCGGCAACGCCGGGCTCTCGCTCTTCACCCGCGATGCCGCCCGAGCGGGAGATCTCCGCGACTTTCTGTACGGCTGGCACCAGCAGGCGTGGTGGAAGAGCGGGATCTCGTCGGTCGTCCAGCGCTTCTGGCGGCACCGAGGCAAGTGCCAGCACAAGCCGGGTCCGCACTGGTGCCGCGCCCGCGACACGGCGATGAAGGTTCCTCCGCTCGGGCCGCTCGAGAATGGCGATTCGGAGTCCGGATGATCGCGACGCCTCACGAGACGGATTCACCAGCGATGAGCGAGGCCTATGCGGTCTGTCGCCGGATCACGCATCAGTACGGGGCGAACTTCTCGGTCGGATTCCGGTTCCTTCCCCGCCACAAACGCAACGGAGTCTATGCGGCGTACGCGTTCTGCCGGCTCGCGGACGACATCGCGGACGATCCGGGAACCGGAATCGAAGAGAGGCTCGACCAGTGGCAGGGGGAGCTGGAAGCATGCTACGCCGGACGGCCGAAGCAGGTCGTCACCGTTGCGCTCTACGACACGATTCAGCGCTTTCCCGTACCGAAGCAGGCATTCGTCGATCTGATCGACGGCTGCCGGCAGGATTTGGTCAAGACCCGATACGAGACCTTCGAGGAACTACTGGAGTACTGCCGGCTGGTCGCCGCGTCGATCTCCGAGATCTCCCTTTCGATCTTCGGCTACGACAGCGACTCTGCAATTGAGCACGGGCGCGACCTCTCGACCGCGCTGCAGCTCACGAACATCAGCCGCGACGTCGGTGACGATCTCGATCGCGACCGGATCTATGTACCCGCGGAGGATCTCGATAGGTTCGGCGTAAGCGAGGAGGATCTGATCGCACGCGCTCACACCCCCGCGATGGAGGCGCTGCTCCGCTTCCAATTCGAGCGGGCGCGATCGTACTTCGAGAGGGCGGAGCCGCTCATCGGGGAGATCGAGCGGGATTCACGCTTTCCGGTCGTCCTGATGGGTGGCGTTTATGCAACGGTGCTCGAGCGTCTCGAGCGCGATCCATTCGCGGTGCTGCACCGCCGGATCTCGCTGTCGACCGGGGCAAAGCTGGGGGTGATCGCACGCCGGCTGTTCAAGCCACGTTTCCTCTGATCCGTGGAGGCGGCTCAGGCCGTGGCCGGTTCGGTGTCGCCGTCGACAGCATTGGTCTTCTCGCGCGGACGCGCGGCGCTCCAGACGCCTTTGACCCAGCCGGCCGTCGCCTCGATCCTGTCATTGATGAACGGAAGGACGAGAAGCGTCAGAAAAGTCGACGAGATCAGACCGCCGAGAACGGTGCGTGCCATCGGGAAGTACATCAATCCGCCGACGTGCGCGCCGCCGATCGCCAGAGGCAGCAGCCCGGTAATCGTGGTGAGCGCGGTCATCATGATCGGTCGGAGCCGGTCGCGGCCCGCCTGAAGAATCGCCTCTTCGCGACCGAGACCCGATCTTCGAAGATGGTTGAGGTGATCGAGCAGCACGATTCCGTTGTTCACGACGATGCCCATCAGGATCAGAATCCCGATCTGAGCCATCATGTTGAACGGAGTTCCCGTCGCCGCGAGCAGCCATGTGATCCCCGGGAGCGCCAGCGGAATCGAAAAGAGGATCGCGAAGGGCTGCGCGTACGATTCGAAGAGCGCCGCCATGACGACGTAGACGAGCATGAGCGCCATCAGGACGTTGAAGAGCATCTGAGCGTCCTGACTCTCCTGTTCGACGATCCGGTCGTTGTACGACCACGAATATCCCGGCGGCAGATCGAACGAGTCCATGAGTCCGGTGATCTGTTCTTTCGTAGCGTCCCAGTTCTCGCCGTCGTAGACCGCCCGCAACTGAACTCGAACCTTCCTGTTTTCGCGATCGATCTCGTCGGG is drawn from Acidobacteriota bacterium and contains these coding sequences:
- a CDS encoding ABC transporter permease, translating into MIAYAARRVVSALVTLFGITLLVFILTRAVPGDPVSYHLGIGTSTRTVPPELVELTRVRWGLDRPLPVQYLKWVRAVSTGDLGRSYSDARPVTEKISERVAASIELNGIALFLAIGAAIPLGVLSARRKGGRLDRSISVAAFILFAIPGFWLAVLLIELLVMRFPLLPLQGMRELGSDGGLLDHLRHLVLPVTVLASGAFALFLRHTRRAMIECLGEQHIIAARARGLSETRLVWKHAFRAALVPILTLIALVLPWVLSGSVIVEQIFQWRGLGKLFFDAVLQRDYPLISGLTLLMAAVTLLVNLAADLSYRAIDPRVAIEESRLR
- a CDS encoding ABC transporter permease is translated as MTVCGTLAPLIAHDPRQDDRLVGPLVPHSPTRTSPADRLEPPSAAHLLGTDDLGRDVLARLIHGSRTSLLVGLITGAASLLIGAGLGAIAGWYGGFIDTIISRSIESVLSFPNLFLVLAIIAIAGPSIWSIIAAFVATGWVHEARFVRAEVLRLRESELSLAAIATGAAPARVIFRHLLPIALAPALVSASFGAAGAIAAEAALTFLGFGVQLPHHSWGAILAAARNYAGIAWWLVIFPGTTIFLTILSIHAIGDDLADRLDPRERAFASSR
- a CDS encoding NAD(P)/FAD-dependent oxidoreductase translates to MNDDSDIIRIAGAGPSGLSAAIALARAGRRVEVHEKNADVGRRFIGDLQILENFSEEERIEDFLDRIGIERNFYFRPVHRSSFFDHKGRAFELQSTEPYGYFIRRGPFDGTLDRGLLSQARELGVDIHFSSRLDPSEARIVATGPASPDGLAKEITFRAEGPEIVDVYFDHHLSPGGYSYLFILDDVATFGCAIVSDFKNIDRYFDHCLARAMKLRDFDPNEDRRTGYSYMNFHLKQSAMSDQAVYVGESAGFQDYLFGLGIRYALTSGNLAAQAILAGRSFDSMWREQLGTKQFTSVANRFLYEIGGNAGLSLFTRDAARAGDLRDFLYGWHQQAWWKSGISSVVQRFWRHRGKCQHKPGPHWCRARDTAMKVPPLGPLENGDSESG
- a CDS encoding squalene/phytoene synthase family protein, which translates into the protein MSEAYAVCRRITHQYGANFSVGFRFLPRHKRNGVYAAYAFCRLADDIADDPGTGIEERLDQWQGELEACYAGRPKQVVTVALYDTIQRFPVPKQAFVDLIDGCRQDLVKTRYETFEELLEYCRLVAASISEISLSIFGYDSDSAIEHGRDLSTALQLTNISRDVGDDLDRDRIYVPAEDLDRFGVSEEDLIARAHTPAMEALLRFQFERARSYFERAEPLIGEIERDSRFPVVLMGGVYATVLERLERDPFAVLHRRISLSTGAKLGVIARRLFKPRFL